The following nucleotide sequence is from Streptomyces brevispora.
GCGTCGTACGAGGGCTCCGTCTCCACCGACCCCGAGGAGCCGACCGCGGCCACCGTCGTGGGCCTGCTCGACGCCGGGCTCCTGGTCCGCGTCGACGACGGCACCGCCGTCCTGGCCGACGACGTCCGGTACGGACTCCGCCTCACCGACGCCGACGACGTCAGCACCTACTGACACACCTCATGGCAGAACCACTGACATCCAGTGGCAGACTCCGCTGACATCCCGATGGCAGACGACACGAGCTGGAGGCCTCGGTGCACATGCCGCGCATCGGCTGCGGACTGGCCGGCGGCACGTGGTCACGGATCGAACCACTCCTGGAACAACGGCTGTCGATCCAGGGGATCGGCATCACGGTGTACGACCACGACTGACCATCACACCCTTCCCCTCGCGGGGGCGAGGTCACAGAGAGACGGACACGGTCTCTTTGTTGCGGCGCCGCTAGGGTGGACCGGAACCGGCGGAGAACGGGGAGGGCCCATGGCCGCACGGAGTACGGACGAAACGCTGCTGGCCCGGGCGCTCGGCCGGACGCCGCCCTCTGATGCGCTGAGCGAGCAGATTCTCGACGCCGCGCGTGAGCAGTTCATGACCTTCGGGCTGCGCCGTTCCACCGTCGACGACGTCGCCAAACGGGCCAGGGTCTCGCGCGTGACCGTCTACCGACGGATCGGCAACAAGGACAGCCTGGTGTCCGCCTGCCTGTTGCGTGAGTACCGGCGCTTCGTCGTCGAGGTGGATCAGGCCGTCGCCGCACTGCCCACCACCGAGGACCGGATCGTCGAGGGGTTCGTGGCCGTCCTCGGCCATATCCGCGAACACCCTTTGGTCGGCGGCCTGTTGAGGCTGGAGCCGGAGATCATGCTCCCGTTCCTGACCGTGGAGAGCGGGCCGGCTCTCGTCGCCATGCGCGGCTACGTGGCCGGCCGGCTGCGCGAGGCCAGGCGTGCGGAGGGACGGCCGGAGGCCGATCCGACACCCGTCGCCGAGCTCATGGTGCGGATCACGGTCTCCTTCCTCCTCAACCCCGTCAGCTGCTTCGAACTCGACGACGACGAGCAGCTGCGGGCCTTCGCCCGCCGCTACCTGGTGCCGCTGATCGCCGTTGCCTAGGACGGGACTTCGCGGACGGGCCCTACGTGTGCTGACCCGCACGCCCGTTCAGCGGCGCCCCGCATGGTGAGGCCCGGCGCTCGTCGGGAAGCGGCTCCAGGGGCCGGCTGCCCGCCCAGTGCGGGCCCAGGTCGTCGAGCCGCCAGCCGAACGGGTAGGAACGCGGCTGCGGTCGTGAGGGCAGCCACCGGGGCCGGGCCGGCAGCAGGCGCACACACCGCGAGCGGGTCCGCAGCGTACCCGCGGCGGCCGACCGGACCCAGCGGGGCTGCGCCCGGAACCCCAGGGCCCGCAGCAGCGGTTCGTCCAGCAGTGCGAGCGAGAACCGCGCGATCACCGGACGCAGCGGGCGCGGGTACCAGCTCGCCATGATCCGGAACGTGGCGTTGGCCACCCGCCGGTTCGCCGGGTCGTACGCGAACATCCGCTCCTCGTAGGAGTCCAGCAGCCGCTCGAATCCCTCGTAGGTGTCCGGCGCGCCCTCGATG
It contains:
- a CDS encoding oxygenase MpaB family protein encodes the protein MGRYSRLREIRRMDPVRDCAEILRLISQYEFPWDYRQGVSIAFLRDYGVPRISVLLDRTQEFERSGQKRYDDTVLIGYEMAADGFDSERGRAAARHLNRIHGKYRIPNEDFLYVLATTVVGPKRWIDRFGWRPLCPVETEALTEVGRKMAAMMDIEGAPDTYEGFERLLDSYEERMFAYDPANRRVANATFRIMASWYPRPLRPVIARFSLALLDEPLLRALGFRAQPRWVRSAAAGTLRTRSRCVRLLPARPRWLPSRPQPRSYPFGWRLDDLGPHWAGSRPLEPLPDERRASPCGAPLNGRAGQHT
- a CDS encoding TetR/AcrR family transcriptional regulator — protein: MAARSTDETLLARALGRTPPSDALSEQILDAAREQFMTFGLRRSTVDDVAKRARVSRVTVYRRIGNKDSLVSACLLREYRRFVVEVDQAVAALPTTEDRIVEGFVAVLGHIREHPLVGGLLRLEPEIMLPFLTVESGPALVAMRGYVAGRLREARRAEGRPEADPTPVAELMVRITVSFLLNPVSCFELDDDEQLRAFARRYLVPLIAVA